The Arachis hypogaea cultivar Tifrunner chromosome 14, arahy.Tifrunner.gnm2.J5K5, whole genome shotgun sequence DNA window ATGTAGTCCCAGTGATGATCTTGCCCTGCCAGTTCCTCACGACAACTGCTGAGGCTGCCTTGCCTGTATCCCTTTGGAAAGCCGCGTCAGTATTGACCTTCAACCTGTTTTGTGGCGGTGGTCTCCAAGTAATTCTCTTCTTGTCACCACTCTTGCCTCTGCTTGCATTATGATCTGTGCTGCTTCCTGTTGTTGTGTTGTGGAATTTTGCTGCTAGATATTCTGCATTAATTATTACCTGTTCCGGATTGATTTTTATTTGCTGGAATATGTATTGGTTCCTTGCCTTCCATATATACCAACATACACACCCCAGATTGCTTAAAATTCTTTCCTGATCCCTCCCCGtcccattttttattttctgaactGTATCCATTATTCATTTTCCAAACGACGTCACATTATAGGCTGTAGGTGTTATTTGAATGCTCGCTCTGAACTAAACTGCTCTCGTCCACGGACATAAAAGTAAAGCATGTTCAACAGTTTCATTCTCCTCCTGGCATATGCTGCATGAAGGCTTGACTGCACATTTGCGCTTAAACAAATTACTATTTATTGGCAAAATTTCCTCCGTAGCTTTTCATAAGAACATTCTGATCTTTTGTGGCACTGGTAGTCTCCATATAGTCCCCCAAACCTCTCTGAAGTTCTGGCTTGACGAAGCTTCATTTAATTTTGTCTCTTCTTTCGCATCTTTCTCCTCTTTTGCAGCCCGATAGCCTGATTTCACTGAGTACTGTCCCTCTACTCGGTATGGCCAGATCAGATTATCTTCCTTGTTAATCAGGCTGATAGGTGTTCTGATAATCAATCCCGCTATGTTTCTCGGAAATAACTTCTTAATTCTGTTCTCATCCCAGCCTTCCCCCTGCTTTATTATTTCAATCACTTTTCTGATTTGGTCTTCTTCACATCTCCTCAGCTTCCCTATTCCAGCCACCCAATTATCATTCTAAATATCTATCTCCATTCTGCTCCCTATGCTCTATCTACCCTTCCTTCTCAGGAAATTCCTTCCCTCCAACAAGCTCTTCCATACCCATGACGCGTTCCTTCCTTCTCTTGCTTTCCACAGGCTGCAGTTTGGATAATAAATTGCCTTTAGAATCTTCGCCCAAATGGTTTCCTCCTCTTTTAGTAATCTCCAGGCTTGTTTCGCTAGGTGCGCAATATTTTGACACTCTAAATAAATCCTTAGAAAACAGGACTTTGAAGATTGAAAAGTCAACAATTATAGGTCCTGTATATCAAAAAAGCCTTTCCCTTTGGATCCGACCGTGGTCCCATTAAATGGGTGAGACGCGCTGCTTAGCACTCTATAACCTAGGACGAACCTTAAGCCTTAAGGTGACCTGGAAGTTTGAAATGCGTATGCGATATTTtcaattaggtattttttattgtGCCTAATATTTACTCacatgatttaaaattaaaaagataaatcctATATTATTTTatctctatttttaaataaattagataaaattttataCGCACAAAAAAATTTCCTTTCAATTAATGGGACTGGGTGTAGTCTGTAGTCGTCTATCTTTGAATAATAAAGAACTAATTAATACATTAAACGCGTACGTGGCATCAGGTGGAAAAGAAAGGCCCAGACAAACTCACATGATGCCACTGCATGTAGTCATCTATCTTTGAATAATGCATTATCCTGCCAATGAGAACATCAATTTTCCCGAATTAACCTTGTCGCCGCAATCAAGGGGAGGAGGGCCCATTAGTTAGAATTTAGGAAAAAGATGGATCGGAACGgaatttcagaaaacaaaaataaatcgaGGACACGAATATTGATTGTATATTCCATTGAGCGTGCGtgatatacttttttcttttctcttttaagtaaaattaaaagttaaaaatggttaaataacaatttaattaattatttattaatttttaattaataattttatataaagataattatatgtgatttttatttttaaattttcttcttcACAATAgccaggaaaaataaattaaatgttcaattttattaaattttcacttagattaattattttattcaaaaacttaattacttatttattaaaGTGTATGATTGGAAAAATAGTAATCTAATATCATATTGGTTTGAGAAACggaaacttatttttgaaaaaaataattagtagatgatttaaatataataagAAGTGAcagaatatataattttacattcAATTTGAATCCAAAGAAAATTTAGTGTCATTTTCTTACTACCGTGGTTTGTAGAGAATAATTACTCGAGTTAGGAACACCTAAAATTTGaagttgataataaaaaattaacgttTTTCGTGAATGTtcattaatttatatttgatCAACGTAGCATACAGCATAATTTAATTGTGGTGCAATTACTAACAATTAGTGCAAATAGATTAATTCTTTGAGCAATAAAGTAAGAGTTCCGCTAGGGAGATAATAGACTATTTGTATAATGTATTATTGAGTTATAAAATGAACATTCCCatactatttagaataaccatccgagtactaggAATAATAAATATCTTCCCAAAAGCTTAAATTGATTTTTGAGTTCACCAAGAATCAAACTCTTAATCTTTTGGATCtagagctctaataccatgtcatgataccactcatctcaAAAACTTCAGTTAATAGAAAAAAgtaacactaatagttatataTCTAATACTCCTTAAAtctctattgtatatattgtacaaatattccatttgtTTCTCATACTTTTTCATAGAGTAAGTAATTGTTCACCTACAAAAGAATTTTACTACTACGTACCTCTAAAACCCACCTAAGGAGAACAAAATGGTGCGTTAAATGCTTGAAggttctttttcaaattaaggtaatcttggttaaattcacaaatatttttttagaaaaaaaatcttttaaaatgataatattagtaaaataataaaataatactttaattatttttaaatatgtaaTATTAGTTATTTGTGAGCGTTATTATGttaatctaaaaataattaatggtattttttttttaaggtgacaatataattttttttaagatggaGGTAGGATACGTAAATTGTGTAAAACATTCTTATTCCCAAGGCCTATAGGGTTCCCACAAGAATGCCAGCTCACATTGAACTAAACCCCAGTCTTCCTCTTGGGTACCTCCTTCCTTCCCTTTGATTCCCTTCTCTTTGCAGAAAAGTTTGAATATTCTTACTTTCATCATTTACTCTCTCTGCACGCACAGAGTTGAGATCCGATCCTAACGTTCCAGGTTCTTTTTCTCCTCCTCTATTCTCTCTGGTATCTTCATCCAGGCAACATGAACATGAACTCGGACCCAGAGAAGGAGCTACCTACGGTTGATTTCTTCTCAAGAAACGATATTGTAAGTAATACGATAAGCCCTAAATTCCTACACATACATACACATTTATATACCATATCATTGTCCTTTATTGATCAAGCTAAGGTTTTGAGTGCGAACATAAAAACTGTGATTTGATTTCAGGAAATTCTGCTGCCAATGCATGATGGTGCGTCTTCTTCGTCGAGCTCGACAAACTCCAGAAATGAGGTAAAGCTGAGATCATAAATCAGAATCATTATCATTTTATTTGTTTCTTGCAATCTGAGATTATGGATGGGAAGAATCTGAGAAGATCAGATTCACTTAAATAAAgcgctttcttttttctttttacccTCTCCAAAATCAAAACTCATCACTAACACGCAAATACGCAATTTGCAATTCGCAGATGTGCGGTAACAAGAAAAACATAGAGATGCCTATTTTCTTTCCCCGCAGATGCATAAACATACTACTAGCACGCGCTTCCGGGGTTAGTAATCATTCTTTTCCACTGGCCACCGTGTCTACTTTtacccctttttttatttttattatctggTAAGGTACTAAGATCCCTCTATTTTAACGTATTTAGTATTTATTTGTGAGTTTTGCTAGGAACCAATTAGGAGTTCAGCCAaatgaaatcaattaattaaaaacaggtttcttaccaaaaaaaaaaataatttctactattttaattttttaaattttaaaattaaaaataaaagaagattgACTTAAGTTAATTTATATTATAGTTGATTTTCTAGACTTTTTTTTACTTGTTCGTTAGGTTATTAATCATTATTTATTTccttcttgttttaatttttacgTTTCAGATTTAATTTCAGTAGTAGTTTTCTATTGTTAAAAGTAGATTCTTTGTGCAAAGATAATTGATGAAAGAAAAGTGAACTCGATCCCTAATCACTATTTTTTGTTAGTCGTTTTCCATCCCTAATTATTAATTACTGATCACCAATTTAATTAAGCAATTTCTTTACCTTTTTACAACTGTACATGTATGATGTATTAAGCAACTTAGCAACTACAATAATAACTGTTTTGTTatttcatttttaattattagtattaGTATTACAGTGatatttaagtaattaattttaacgaGTGACATTTTATTggtaattaattttgaaaagaaaatgacatatttatgagaaaaaaaaaatctaggaATCCAACTACAACATAGCCAACTCAAATCAACTTTTTGcacttttagttttagaatttaaaaaattaggatagtgagagttatttttttttttacaattttgctACATAATCAATAAGGATTCTGCCAACTTCTgttaattattctgttaattcTTATTTATGATTGTGTTTAATGGAAATATCTTTATGTATGTGTCTAATagaaatatcttttttatagttatgtctaataaaaatatctttatagatATATCTCTTAAATGTGTCaatactaattataattaaaatataataattaattattattaacaataaattgacagataatatattagtactttatatattttttttatataacaaaaCTCCTAGTTTTTAAATTAGTTTCCTAATTGGTTCCTGCACCataatgtttttaatttattttgtcagGAAAACAACAGAGAGAACAAGAACATTCTTCCCGTTTCTGACTGGGATTTGAAGAATTTCCGACCAGCACGTCCAAAGATAGCTAATATTTCTCCTCGAGGTCGAAGTTATCTTTTGTTGGGGCTTTTGGTGTTCTCTGTTACTCAAGTGGCTGCACTGAACAACAACTCCCCATTGGGAAACTTATCATCACACTCGGTGCTAAACTTTTGGGAAGCATTTTGGATGTTGTTTCCCGCGATGATATTTTTCATCATATTCATCTTCTGTGCGATAGCAATTTTGGTCCTCGTTTCGACAAAGGGATCAGAAGAGCGATTTGCTTATTCGACACTTTTGTCATTTTTGGCAATCCTTTGTTGCATTACAATCTTCAGCCAATCCTCTGACTCTGTTGTGCAGTGGGCCTCTTTCAGGTTTCCTCTCCCACTGTTTGTTATATTTGAGGCTCTTGCACTTTTACTGACctgtttggtgttgttgatgtcCATTATTTATCTTGCCTGCCTATGCAAACAAAGAcagaaaatgaaggagtgatctACTGATGATGATGGTTCctatacatttttatatatttaatagtggaaactcaggtgcagtcgactttacgtgatACTTGAgggtcgttagatgatttgactaa harbors:
- the LOC112744347 gene encoding uncharacterized protein isoform X2, producing MNMNSDPEKELPTVDFFSRNDIEILLPMHDGASSSSSSTNSRNEENNRENKNILPVSDWDLKNFRPARPKIANISPRGRSYLLLGLLVFSVTQVAALNNNSPLGNLSSHSVLNFWEAFWMLFPAMIFFIIFIFCAIAILVLVSTKGSEERFAYSTLLSFLAILCCITIFSQSSDSVVQWASFRFPLPLFVIFEALALLLTCLVLLMSIIYLACLCKQRQKMKE
- the LOC112744347 gene encoding uncharacterized protein isoform X1; amino-acid sequence: MNMNSDPEKELPTVDFFSRNDIEILLPMHDGASSSSSSTNSRNEMCGNKKNIEMPIFFPRRCINILLARASGENNRENKNILPVSDWDLKNFRPARPKIANISPRGRSYLLLGLLVFSVTQVAALNNNSPLGNLSSHSVLNFWEAFWMLFPAMIFFIIFIFCAIAILVLVSTKGSEERFAYSTLLSFLAILCCITIFSQSSDSVVQWASFRFPLPLFVIFEALALLLTCLVLLMSIIYLACLCKQRQKMKE